A genomic region of Tigriopus californicus strain San Diego chromosome 1, Tcal_SD_v2.1, whole genome shotgun sequence contains the following coding sequences:
- the LOC131880439 gene encoding uncharacterized protein LOC131880439, with protein sequence MLRLVVLATTLAVALGDFAHQQGRQGRQSGDAYQGSIDFSQAQFDEESGKRCVIKDEEVQSIEKEPILECNHKDVEKCHYTYVTEFKPAQEEVCEENFEKSCQITFKQQAVEENVRKCYKPLEKVCNGQGPEECRTVYESSCTTKYVEKQPGKFVGDTKCEKLPIEICGAGCVTEEGPEECHDKTVTSLLDVPEEVCDLNPQKTCRFQTKLVPSLSPKHECTIIPQEICNLKFTSPKLVNKPLKTKWCLDESPIVPDETYDESNAGAAPIGGIGIRAQGSNNIPTYVENPFTSNQSQQQYQTA encoded by the coding sequence ATGCTCCGATTAGTAGTATTGGCTACTACCTTGGCCGTTGCCTTGGGTGACTTCGCCCATCAGCAAGGTCGCCAAGGTCGTCAATCTGGCGATGCTTACCAAGGATCCATTGACTTCTCTCAAGCTCAATTCGACGAAGAATCTGGAAAGCGTTGTGTGATTAAGGATGAGGAGGTTCAATCTATTGAGAAGGAGCCCATTCTGGAGTGCAACCACAAAGATGTGGAGAAGTGCCACTACACCTATGTGACCGAGTTCAAACCCGCCCAAGAGGAGGTGTGCGAAGAGAATTTCGAGAAATCGTGTCAGATCACTTTCAAGCAACAAGCAGTGGAGGAGAATGTCAGAAAATGTTACAAGCCTTTGGAGAAAGTCTGTAACGGTCAAGGTCCTGAGGAGTGCCGTACCGTCTACGAGTCCTCTTGCACCACCAAATACGTCGAGAAGCAACCGGGCAAGTTCGTGGGTGACACCAAGTGCGAGAAGCTCCCCATTGAGATTTGCGGTGCTGGTTGCGTGACTGAGGAGGGTCCCGAGGAATGCCACGACAAAACAGTCACATCCCTCCTTGATGTGCCTGAGGAGGTGTGTGACTTGAACCCGCAGAAGACTTGCCGCTTCCAGACCAAGCTGGTGCCATCGCTCTCTCCCAAGCATGAGTGCACCATCATTCCTCAGGAGATCTGCAACTTGAAGTTCACGTCCCCCAAGTTGGTCAACAAGCCCCTCAAGACCAAGTGGTGCTTGGACGAATCGCCGATTGTTCCTGATGAGACTTATGACGAATCCAATGCTGGAGCCGCTCCCATTGGTGGCATTGGCATTCGAGCTCAAGGCTCCAATAACATTCCTACGTACGTGGAAAACCCCTTCACCTCAAACCAATCCCAGCAACAGTATCAAACCGCCTAG
- the LOC131881259 gene encoding chorion peroxidase-like, whose protein sequence is MKSHHLIVRALLLLLLVAIHCFGQRCFRKTPSSGSLARCDSNARYRTFDGRCNNLANPDWGSAGEPLRRFLPNAYEDGRGIPRGGGHPSSLPSPRWVSQKNHPDSDVPDSRFTHMVMQFGQFLDHDLTLAPKDEQTDCCKSEVREADCFTIAIPSPDRFFSWVNNSATCLNLIRSTPVCGSRIREQYNELTAYIDASNIYGSDEKHAKVLRTFKDGRLHRNSNTDQLPTRDQLGLNANSRLLRPEKPGDFMAGDMRVNEHPFLATLHVVFLREHNRIAKLLREYLPSEYQTDEILYQETRKLIGAEMQNIVYGEFLPTVLGVDFMRRYDLIVKEETEYDANVDATIFNSFASAAFRFGHSMINGMFKLVSQRQSSTKSEDVYWLWRLREVFDGQSIRGARLPLENMLEGLITQEPQTCDAFFTTEITDHLFQKNNLRENFGLDLLALNIQRAREHGVPSYSSYRRKCGLRPLKNWNERPTELDEDYWKSLQDVYNSVEDIDLYVGAIAEKNVQGGVVGPTFACLIGEQFSRLKRGDRFFYTHSRSSGGQGLGPVTKKAILQRTLGDIMCDVSQLGKAQKWVTLQPNSDYNNVESCNTKFRINMREVAQEIAQELKSVTIGNREVRTLVRGNPPSNQFLHRGRPIQFQEVDAVTRPLSQEFPARAKTVLPTHPRVPTNLRLPSKTIVTEPRSEGSPTRSTQVLINRLSNNSRVGVSTTACIFQLCS, encoded by the exons ATGAAGTCTCACCATCTAATAGTACGTGCCCTGCTCCTGTTGCTCCTTGTCGCCATTCACTGTTTTGGTCAAA GATGCTTCaggaaaactccgtcctcagGCAGTTTAGCTCGCTGCGACAGCAATGCCCGCTATCGTACTTTTGACGGTCGATGCAACAATTTGGCCAATCCAGATTGGGGTTCAGCGGGTGAGCCTTTGCGGCGCTTTCTTCCAAACGCGTACGAAGATGGCCGGGGGATTCCTCGTGGAGGTGGACATCCATCTTCACTGCCCAGTCCACGTTGGGTTTCCCAGAAGAATCATCCTGACTCAGATGTCCCAGATAGTCGCTTCACACACATGGTGATGCAGTTTGGTCAATTCCTGGACCATGATCTCACCCTCGCACCTAAAGACG aaCAAACCGATTGCTGCAAAAGTGAAGTCCGGGAAGCCGATTGTTTTACCATTGCCATACCAAGTCCAGACCGCTTTTTTTCGTGGGTGAACAACTCTGCCACCTGCTTGAATTTGATTCGGTCCACTCCAGTTTGTGGGTCCCGTATACGGGAGCAGTATAATGAGCTGACCGCCTACATCGACGCCAGCAACATCTACGGATCCGATGAAAAGCACGCCAAGGTTCTGCGCACTTTCAAAGATGGAAGGCTCCATCGCAATAGTAATACGGATCAGCTCCCCACCCGAGATCAATTGGGATTGAATGCGAATTCACGACTTTTGAGACCGGAAAAGCCTGGAGATTTTATGGCGGGTGATATGCGAGTCAATGAGCATCCATTTCTCGCCACACTGCACGTGGTGTTTCTTCGAGAGCACAACCGCATAGCCAAACTACTACGCGAGTATTTGCCTTCAGAATACCAGACC GATGAAATACTTTACCAAGAGACCCGAAAATTGATTGGAGCCGAGATGCAAAACATTGTGTATGGAGAATTCCTTCCAACCGTTCTTGGAGTGGATTTCATGAGGAGATATGATTTGATTGTCAAAGAAGAAACCGAATATGATGCTAATGTCGATGCAACAATTTTTAATTCCTTTGCATCTGCGGCTTTTCGATTTGGCCACTCCATGATAAATGGTATGTTTAAATTAGTCTCGCAAAGACAAAGCTCGACTAAGTCCGAAGATGTGTATTGGTTGTGGCGATTGCGAGAGGTTTTCGATGGACAATCTATTCGAGGAGCTCGGTTACCGTTGGAAAATATGTTGGAGGGCCTTATCACCCAAGAGCCGCAGACCTGTGATGCTTTTTTCACCACGGAAATTACTGACCATTTATTCCAAAAGAACAA tttaAGAGAGAACTTTGGTCTGGATTTGTTAGCCCTGAACATCCAAAGAGCTCGTGAACACGGAGTTCCTTCTTACAGTAGCTATCGTCGGAAATGTGGGCTGAGACCCTTGAAGAATTGGAATGAGAGACCTACAGAATTAGACGAGGATTACTGGAAAAGCCTTCAAGACGTGTACAACTCGGTGGAAGACATCGATCTGTACGTGGGTGCCATCGCGGAAAAGAATGTTCAAGGAGGAGTTGTGGGTCCAACGTTTGCTTGCCTCATTGGGGAACAGTTCTCACGGTTGAAAAGGGGAGATCGTTTCTTTTACACCCATTCCCGCTCAAGTGGAGGACAAGGTTTAGGACCAGTAACCAAAAAAGCCATTCTCCAACGAACATTGGGTGATATTATGTGTGACGTGTCTCAGTTAGGCAAAGCCCAGAAGTGGGTCACCTTGCAGCCGAATTCCGACTACAACAACGTGGAATCTTGCAACACCAAGTTTCGCATCAACATGCGGGAAGTCGCTCAGGAAATTGCCCAAGAACTGAAGTCTGTCACTATTGGGAATCGCGAGGTGCGCACTTTAGTCAGGGGCAATCCACCCTCGAATCAATTCCTTCACAGGGGCCGTCCCATTCAATTCCAAGAAGTCGACGCAGTGACCCGTCCCTTGTCACAAGAGTTTCCTGCCAGGGCAAAGACAGTTCTCCCCACGCATCCTAGGGTTCCCACTAACCTTAGGCTGCCTTCGAAAACAATTGTGACCGAACCAAGGTCTGAAGGGAGTCCAACTCGCTCTACGCAGGTTTTGATCAACAGGTTGTCCAACAATTCCAGGGTTGGAGTGTCCACAACAGCTTGTATTTTCCAGCTATGTTCGTAA